In Candidatus Thermoplasmatota archaeon, the sequence GTGCTGGTACAGGAAGCGCCTGCCCGTGTCGAGCGACTCGAGCACGAGCGCGGCGTGGACGGTCTCCCCGGCGTGGCCTTCGGCCGTTCCCTGCAGGCGGGCGCCGGGCACGTGCTCGAACGTCTTGAGGCGGCTGGCGACGTGCATGTCGTACCCGAGCCGAGTCCGTTCTTGGTTCATCGCCACAAACGCGTTGCCGGTCCGGAGGTTGAGCGGGTCGAGCCCGGGCGGCGTGATGTCGCGAAGGTCCTGTCGCATCCTCTCGTGGTCCGTGATGTGGAGGATGCGGTGCAGCTGGTGGCCTTCGATCTCGAACTGCCCATCGCCATGGAAGGCAAGCGTCGTGCCCATGAGCGTGAAGCCGCCGTGCTCGCGGACGAGCCGGTAATGGGAGAGGCCCGTCGCGTCGTGCGCGTACAGGCGCGCGAGCATGGACTGCTCGTACCGCGGCCCCGGCGTGGGCAGGCCGTACTCGCGCACGTACGTGTCGAAGGCGCCATACCGTTCCCTGAGGTCGGGCGGCAGGACGTAGTCGCGGCTGCAATCCGGGAACCACCGCTCGGCCGTCCCGCCCTGCGGGCACGCGGAGCCCGGGTTGTTGACTTGCGCCCACACTGCAATCGCGCCGAACTTCCCCGCGGCGATCTCGTCGTCGATCATGACGTAGCGGATGGGGTTGCGCGCGGGGTCCTGTCCCGCGGCGCGGACGTAGTCGTCGAGGACGGCCTGCGCGCTCGCCTCGCTCTGCGCGGTGAAGAAGCGCGAAGCCAGGGGCGCATTCTGCTGGAAGGGATTGGCCACGGGCGGGCGCTTGCTTAGGACCTGGATCCAGTGCCCGTAGTCCCACCAGGCAAGCACGCCGTAGTCGCCCTCCTTGTACCGAAAGGGGCCTTGCGGACGCCCGTGGAGGTCGGAAAGCTCGATGCCAAGCGGCGGCGTCGCCTGCGCAAGCCAGGCAAGCTCGACCGTCCATAGGACCTCGTCGCCGGGCGAGAAGCGGCAGCCCAGAAGCCACGGCGAGACGAAACGCGGCCGCGCGGTGCGGAACCACTCGTCGTACTCGGGCGAGTTGCACGCGAGCATCGGCTGCGTCGCGTAGGCGGGAATCACGATGCCAGCGCCAAGCAGCGCCGCGACGGCAAGCGTGAGCATGGCGGCGCTGGCGGCGGGCCTCGCGTCGGAGGCGGCCGATTTCCTGGAGCGCGCCCGACGCTCGGACGTGCGGCGCTGCGCGGGGCCCGAGAGTTGACCCTGCAGCCAGCCCACGGTCTGCGCGATCGCCACGACCGCAAGCCCCAGCAGGAGCGCGACCGTCACGGCCGTGTAGTAGTTCCACCGGATCTGCGAGAAGCCGGCGGAGACCATGACAAAGCCCCAAAGGAACAGGAGGAGGTGGTAGCGCCTGCCCAGCGCAGCGCCCACGAGCGCGGCCGGAAGGCCGACGAAGATGGCCACGGACAACGGCCACCCGTAGAACCCGCTCATGTAGTCCCAGGAGGCCGCCTGCACCTCGGCGATCGTGAGGAGGTTCTGCACCTGCGGGAAGGCCCACGAGAAAAGCCAACGCAGGCCCGTTGCGAAGTTGCCCGCGAGGTCGGCGTGCAGCTGCGCCAAGCCAAGGAGCAAGACGCCGCAGCCCAAGGTCGCCGTGGGGAAGTGCCAGCGCTCGCGGAACGCCACGCGGTCGCGCAGCAGGAGAAGCCCTGGCGCAAAGGCCGCGGCCACCGCGCACGCAAGCGGTTGGAGGATCGTGTACTCGCCGCTCGACACGCCAGCCCACGTCTCGACGCGAGGCAGCGTGACGAGGAACGGGACGAGGAAGTACGCGAGGCTTGCGATCGCGAGGTCCTCGCTGGCGCGCCCGCGCGCGTGGTCGACGAGAAGCTGCAGGAAGACGTACGCGAGAAGGAGCGCCACGAAGAGGATGCCGGCGGGCCACACGAGAAGATAGGCCGCCATGGCCACGCCGCCTGCCAGCATGGCAAGCGTCGAGGGCCACTCGAGCCGCCAGCCGCCGCGCACGAACTCGACGAGCGTGAGCTTCGAGCGCGCGGCCGCGTCCACGGCCACGACAAAGCCGAGGACCGCCGCCGTCGAGAAGAGGACCTCGGCCACGTGGTGGTCGAAGTAGCCGGCCACGCTTCGCGCGAAGAACTCGCCGGGAAGCAGCGCGAGGACGACGGCCGCGATCACGGCGGCGGGAACGCCCGCCACGCGCTTGGCCACGTAGTACGTGGGAACGACGGTGAGCGCGCCCATCGCGGCCGGAAGCGACACGGTTACGACCGCGATGGACTCGGGCGTCGCCTGCCCCCCGCCCCAGAGGATCGCAAGCGCGGCGGCGATCTGGTCAAAGAGCGTGCCGAACTGGCCCGAGGTCGTGCCCAAAGGGAACTGCGTGAAGGGATCGTAGACGAGGGCCGAGGGGAAGTGGGCGACGGTCGCGAGGACCTGCCGCCAGTGGTAGTACGGGTCGGTCCCGACGTAGAAGACGTCGCCTGTCCCGGGAACCATGCGCGCGAAGGGCTCCATGCGCCAATCGAACATGAGCCACGCGAGAACGCCGAGGAAGGCAAGCTCAAGCGCGAGCACGACAAGCGGGCGTCGCAGGGTCGCGGCCGCGGTCGCAAGCGCTCCGGCGACGGGCGTCTTGTCGTCCTTCTCCGTCGCGCGGACGCGCGCTTCCATCGCGCCGCCGATGCCGACCTTCGTAGTTAACCGTATCGGATTCCCGCCCGCTTGCCGCGCGACGCGGCGTTACTGCGCAGTTGCGCAGTAAAACGCGTCCACCGGCGGAATGCGGTCGCGCGCTCGCCTTGGAACCGTTAAATAGCTCGGCCTTCATCGCCCGCCGATGTCGGAGAAGTTCGACGCCATCGTGGTCGGCGCGGGACTGGCGGGAAGCGCCGCGGCGTACCAGATGGCAAGCGACGGCCTGTCCGTCCTTCTCGTCGAGAAGGGGAAGACGCCCGGCAGCAAGAACGTCTCGGGCGGCCGCATGTACACGCACGCGCTCGAGAAGCTCGTTCCCAACTGGCACGAGGAGGCGCCCTTCGAGCGCGTCGTCACGCGCGAGGCCGTGACGTTCCTCACGCCCTCCGACGCCGTGCACCTCGAGTACGATTCAGCACGGTTGGCCAAGGAGCGCAACAGCATCAACGTCCTGCGCGCGAAGTTCGACCCGTGGTTTGCGTCGAAGGCCGAGCAGAAGGGCGCCCTCCTTGCCAACGAGACGCGCGTGGACGACCTGTGGATCGAGGACGGCCGCTGCCGCGGCATCGTGACGGGCGGCGACCGGTTCGAGAGCGACGTCACCGTGCTTGCCGAGGGAGCGAACTGGATGCTCACCGAGCGCGCGGGCTTCCGCGAGTCGCCCCCCAACCCCGAGATCCTCGCGGTGGGCGCAAAGATGGTGCTCGAGCTTGGCGAGGAGGAGATGGACCGGCGCTTTGGCCTTGGCCCCGGCGAGGGCGTGGCCGAAGTGCTCGTGGGCAGCTTCACGCGCGGCGTCGAAGGCGGGGGCTTCCTGTACACGAACAAGTCGAGCGTGAGCCTCGGCGTCGTGACACCCACGAAACCCGGCATGCAGCTTGGGCAGGCGCGCAAGACGCCCATCTTCGAGATGATGGAGGACCTGCGCACGCACCCATACCTTGCGCGAAAGCTCGCGGGCGCCACCGTGGCCGAGTACAGCTCGCACCTCATCCCGGAGAAGGGCCTGAAGGCCGTCCCCAAGCGCCTCGTCAAGGGCGGCCTCGTCTTGGCGGGCGATTGCGCGGGCTTCGTGCTCAACATGGGCCTCTCCTTCCGGGGCATGGACTTTGCCATCGAATCCGGGCGCCTGGCCGGCGTGGCGGCCCGCGAGGCCAAGGAGGCCAAGGACTTCTCCGCCTCGCAGCTTGCAAGCTACGAGCGCGCGCTTGCGAAGTCGTTTGTCATCAAGGACCTGAAGCGCTTCAAGCGCGCCGGCGACTTCCTCTCGACGCCCCGGCTGTACACGACCTACCCCGAAATGGCAGCCGACCTCTTCCACGAGATCTATCACGTGCGCGGCGAGCAGCAGAAGCCAAGCCGCATCGCGCGCAAGGTCGTGCTCCGCCACGCCTCGCCGTTTGCGCTCCTGCGCGACGCCTTGGGAGGTGCGCGCGCGCTATGAGCGCGACAAACGAGCGCCTGCGCGCGTGGATGCGCCGCAGCGAGGTCATGGAGAAGGTCGGCGCGACCGTCTTCGAGTACGACAACAAGCCGCACATCCTCGTCGACTACACGAAGTGCGCAACGTGCGTCGACAAGCCGTGCATTCCCATGTGCCCGCCCTCCTGCTACACGCTGGAGGAGGGAAAGAAGCTCGTCTTCAACAGCGAGGGGTGCTTCGAGTGCGGCACGTGCCGCGTCGTGTGCCCCGCCGGCGGAAACGGCGCCGTGTCGTGGCACTATCCAAACGGTGGGCGGGGCGTCAGGTTTCGGGAAGGCTAGGAGTCCGCCCAAGCGCAGAACACAGCGGATCGACGACCTCCGCGGGGACCCGAAGGGCCACGCGCGCGCCCACGCGCTCGACGCGCAGGAGACCGGCCGCTGCCAGTCGGTCCACGTGCTGCTTTCCGGTGGAGCGCGCGACGCCGGCCGCACGGGCGGCCTCCGCCGGGCAAAGGCCGGGTCGGCGCGCGACGGCCGCAAGGAGAGCGGCGACGGCGGGGGTGCGCACGGCGATGCGGACCGCCTTGTCGACGCGGCCGTGCGTGCCGTGGTTCTCGAAGCAGTGCAGCGTGCGCCCGGCCCGCTTGACCTCGAGGAGCCCCAGGTCGGCGAGGATCCGGACGTGGTGCTCGCCGGTCGTGTAGTGGACGCCAAGGACGGCGGCCACCTCGCCGGGCGTGACGCCGGGCCGGCGCCGGATCTCCTCGAAGACCGCCGCGCGGACCGGGTGCGCAAGCGCTCGGTCGCGGTGCACGCGGCGGTACAGGAGCCACGCGGGAACGGCAACCGCCAAGCCGAGCAGGGCAAGCGGCAAGGCGCCCGCCAGAGGCGGGGCGCCTGCAGTGGCAGGCACGCGGGCGATCTGCGCGCCCGGCGCAGCCTCGGCCGCAGTCGGGCCGGCGCGCGCGGCCGTTTGTGCCACGGGCGCGGCGGCCAAGAGGTTTCGGGTGTCAACGGAGCCTGCTACGTCGTCGAAGGACTTCGACGCCGCGAACGCGGCGCTGGGCAGGGCGCCGTGCGGGGGCGCGAGCGTGTCCCCATCGGGCGCGATCGTGCCTGCGCGGACGCTCACCTCTTCGAGGGCCACGCGGACCGAGTCCACGTGCGGCCGCGCCACAACGAGGCGCGAAGGAACGTGCTCGCGCGGCAGGCGCGCGGAGAACGGCTGCTCGGCCGCGCGCGCGAGGTCGTCGCGAAGCGGAAGCGGGGGCAGCGCGACGTCCCACCGTTCGAGGATGGACAGCAGGTTCGCCAAGGGCCAAAGCTCGATCGACACCTCGACGCAGTATCCGCCTTGCTCCTCGGCCTTCTGGAGGTGGTGGTCGCGATGCCAGGTCCAATCGCCTTCCTTGCGCAGCGGGTCGCCCTCGCAGAGGGACGGTGGGAGGATCACAAGCGTGCAGGGCTGCGCAAGCGGCGTCTTGTTCGCCTTGTCGCGCGCCTGACGCTTGGCGTTCCGCGTCGGCTCGAAGTCCTCGTTGTCGTCGAAGGGATGGCAGCCGGGGTAGGGTCGCGCGTCGAGGATCGTCGTGCGGTACGAGAAGACGTGGCGTTCGTATCGAACGCCTTGCGAAAGCTGGCTTCCGCGGATCGTGCCGCATTCGGGCGCGGCAAGGTTCCAAGCCTCGCACGCGACCACGGGCAGGGTTCGGGGCGACTGCGAGGCGCGGTTTGCGGCGTCGTCCCACGAGGAAAACGCGTCGTCCACGGCGCGTGCAGCCTCGCGCGGCGCCGCCGCCTCGAGCTCGTCTGGCACGACGGACGAGGGCTCGAGGGCGATCTCGTGCACGGGCAACGCGTCGCGGCCGACGACCACGCGGTGCTCCACGGGCTCCACGCCGGGGGGCGCATCGATCAATACCTCGACCTCCTCGTCGACGACGACCGTGGTCTGCGCGGCGACCGGCAGGGCCAGAAACGCCAACGCGAAGCTTAGAACGATTCCCGCCCGCACGCGGGAAAGTCGGCACGGGCGCTTATAACGATTGTGGGGGAAGCGTGGTTCGACGTTCGTCTCGATTCGGAGGAAAGGACCGGGTTCGCCGCGACTCGGACAAAGCAGAACCCGGCGCGCGCCAACGGAACGCTCGGGCGCAAGGCGCCCGCGTGAGACCAATGAACGCAAGAATGCCCGTTGTCCTGTGCCTGCTTGGAGCTCTCATCGCCGCATCGCCCTTGGCCGCCGCCGGGGCGTCGCCGGGTCCCCAGTGCGATGCGCTCGTCGAAACCAATTGCTGGTACCGCCACGAGGGTGGATGGGAAGAGTGCAGCTACTGGGTCGCCGGGCGCTGCTATGCCGCATTCAACAAGCTCCAGCCGCAGTAGCGCCGCCTTGCCGCAGCCGCCTTTCCCGTTCCCGGCAAGCGCCTTTTTTCTCGACGCCGCGCGCTTGGCGCGCGTGCCCTATTCCGCGCGCTGCAGCCGCGCGCCTGTCGCCGCTCCTTCCTCGCGCTCGCGTCGCGCCGGCGGCAAAACCGGTTCGGCCCCAGTCGGAGAAACCGCAAGACCTTCGGACGCGAGCGGGAGACGGGGGCGATCGCGCCCCGGTGAAACCATGCGAACCGCGATTTGGACCGCCGCGCTTGTGATGTCGACTGCCGCGCTTGCCGCCTCGATGCCAATGGCCGCCGCTGGGCCGCAAGAACTTTCGGGGAACGTGCGGGTTGAGGCTGGGCCCGCCTGGTACGATTGCGACTATTCGATTCCCCTGACGGGGTCTGGTGTCCTGGCCGTGCTGGCAGACGAACGCGAAGTTCTTGACTGCGTGGCCGGCTAGGTGCGCCGACGCGGGGGACCGCGAGGTCCCCCGTTCCTCCCCTACTGAATCCCGAGGACCTCGTCGGCGCTCGTGGACTCGCTGCGCTCGTCCCCGGCGCCGACGTTCTTCGTCAGAGCCCAAGCAGCTCGTCGGCAATGATGATCTGCTGGATCTGGTTTGTCCCTTCGTAGATGCCGCAGATCTTCGCGTCGCGGAAGTAGCGCTCGACGGGGACGTCCGTCGTATACCCGATCCCGCCGTAGATCTGGACGGCGTTTTCCGTCACACGCATGGCCATCTTCGCCGTGAAGAGCTTGGCCATGGAGACCGCAAGCCGGTGCGGCTGGTCGTTGGCCTTGAGCCACGCGGCCTTGTAGACGAGGTTGCGTCCGGCTTCGACGTCCACGGCCATCTCGGCGATCATCTCCTTCACGAGCTGGAAGTGCCCGATGGGGCGGTTGAACGCGCGGCGCTGCTTGCAATAGTCGAGGCTCGCCTCCAGCGCGGCCTGCGCGATCCCCACCGCGCCGGCGGCCACCGACAGTCGCCCGCCGTTCAAGATGTCCATGGCGCAGTCCCACCCCTTACCGGGGGGCACGATCGCGTGCTCCGGGCCGACCTCGCAGTTGTCGAGGACAAGCTCGGCCGTGCGGCTTGCGCGAAGGCCCAGCTTGTTCTTGGCCCAGACGGATCCTGCCTTGAAGCCTGGCATGTCCTTCTCGACGAGCCACGCGCCGATGGCCTTGTGGCGATCCTGGACCGTGGGGTCACGGGCGTAGATCACGACCACGTCGGCGCGGTCGCCGTCGGAGATCCAAAGCTTGCGGCCATTGAGGACCCACCGGTCGCCCTTTTTCGTGGCCGTGGTCTGGAGTCCGGCCGCGTCGCTTCCGGCCGAGGGCTCCGAGAGGGCCCACGCGCCGCGCTTTTCTCCCGTGGAAAGCTTGGGAAGCCACTTCGTGCGCTGCTCCTCGGTGCCGTGGCGCAAGAGCGTCATGCCGCAAAGGCTCGTGTTGACGGACAGCGTGGTCCGAAGCGACGAGCAGCCGCGGCCCATCTCCTCCGTGATCATGGCGTACGTGAGCGCGTCGAGCCCCGAGCCGCCGTACCGTTCGGGAATGGGGGCGCCGAGGAGGCCCAGTTCGCCCATGCGCCGGACGACCGCGTCGGGAATCTCCCCGACCTCCTCCCAGTCGTTGACGAAGGGCCGGACCTCCTTGTCCACGAACTCGCGGGCCATCCTCCGGACGGCCTCCTGCTCCTCGGTGATGCGGAAGTCCATGCGCGCCACGTTCCGCGGAAGCGATGGATCGGGGGATTAAGAGGGTTGCGGCGTGGAGGACTCGGTCGCGTACGCGGCCGTCCACGCGTGCCAAGACGGGCCCGTAACAGGCGCGCACGCTTGCCGCAGCACGCCGCGGCACGGGTCGTCGCCCCCGCACGCCGGCGCCGCGGCAGACGGGCACTCTCGGGGCTCTTCCCAACAGAAGGAGGCCCACACGACCGCGCAGACGGAGGGCTGTCGCACGAAGACTGGGCTTGCGTAGAGGGATCCGTCTCCGACAAGCGCCGACGACGTGATGCCCGCCAGGACAAGGCGCGCCCCGTCGGGCGACAGCGCCAGCGCGTAGGCGGCGTCCGAAACGCCGTAGCCGGGCGCTTCGTAGCGTCGCATCCACGACGCGGCGCCCGTGGCGAGGTCGTAGGCGAGCGCAAGCGCCCCGTAGCCAGCGACGGGGCACGGGTAGGTGAACGTGCGGGCGCACGTTCCAAGCCCGATTCCAAGGCCGGCCACGTAGACCTTTCCGTCGCCGGAGGCGACCACGTCGAATGCGCAATCCTCCTTCCCGCCGGGCCCGTCGTAGGTCGCAACCCACCGTCGCGCGCCCGTGGCGGCCTCGTAGGCGACCGTGAGGAAGTCCGCCGGCGATGCGCACGACGAGAATCCGTCGCGGCCGGCACCGCCCGTGTTGCCGGCGACGACGAGCGTCCCGTTCGACAACGCAAGCGCGAGCGCGTCTTCGTGTCCGCCTGCCAGATCAAGCGCGTCGGACCACACGCGGACGCCCGTTTGCAGGTCGTAGGCGACCGTGAACGCGTCGTAGCCCGTCCCCGCGCTCTTCACGGCGCCGGTCGCAAGCGCGAGGCCGGAAACGTCGTCGACGGCCGCGCGCAAGAGGATGTTGTGCCGCGCGGCAGGCGGGCTCGTGAGGTTGTCCACCCATCGGATGCGGCCGTCGGAGGCGTTGATCGCAAGCGCGATCCCGTCCGTCTGTTCGAACGGGTTTCCCCCGTCGGGCATGCGCCAACCCGTCGCGACGACGGTGGAGCCGTCCTGCGAGACCGCGACGGAGGTGCCAGAGCCAAAGCCGGAGTAGCGCGCGGTCCAGCGCGGATCCCCGCGCTGCGCGTCGTGGGCGGCGACGAGGATCGCCGAAGGGCCCAAGCGCGTGCTTCCCGTCACGTACACCGTGGCCCCGTCGGGGCTCTCGGCGATTCCCCGTCCGGCCGACTCGACGTCCCCGTGCCGAAGCGTCCAAAGCGTTTCGCCCGTGCGCGCGTCGTAGGCGACCGTCGCGGCGTCGTAGCGGCCTTGCGGGTTGCCGCTCTGCCCCGTCACGTAGACGCGCAGGCCGTCGCGCGAGGCGAGGATGGCGTGCGGCCATTCCGTGCCTCCGCCGTCGAATCGCGCGCGCCACCGCTCGGCTCCCGTGGCCGCATCGTACGCGACGGTGACGTAGTCGAGCGAGCCGCGAACGCCGTCGGCGACGTACAGCCAGGCAAGCGTGTAGAACGACGCCCCATCGGGCGAAGCGGCGACGCCAACGGCCCTGCCACCGGGCTCCGTCCGCTCCCACGCGTGGCAGCCGGCGCCGGGGAGGAGCGAGCGTTCGTCGCAGGCGAGCGACGGCGCGGCTGGAACGGACCACGCAAGGAGACCAAGCACGATCGCAAGCGGAGCCGCGGATCGCATGCGCCCCGCATCGGGTGGCCCGGAAAAGCCGTCTTTCCGAAAAGCGCCGAAAGCTGGCTCAGACGGACGCCGCGACGTCCACGCGCACCGCCGGCGCGCGAGCCACGGCAAAGAGCACGCCGTCGAGAGCAGGCGCCGGGACGCGGTACAGCACGCAGCGCCCCCGACGCTTGGCGCAAAGAAGGCCCAGCGCCGTCAACCGATCCGCATGGTGCTTGGTCGTGGAGACGGATCGGCCCAGGGCGCGGGCCGCCTCGGAGAGCGACACTCCGTCGGCGCGCGCGGCCAGCCGCAGGAGCGCGAAAGAGCCGGGCACTCGCGACGCGGCCAGGGCGCGCGCCTCGACGGCGCCATACCGCCCGTGGTTCTCGAAGCATCGCTTGGATCCGGCCACTCGCAGGACGTAAACGTGCCCCGACGCTTCGAGCATGCGGACGTGGTGCTCGCAGGACGTATAATGCAATCCCGTCAGGCGAGCCAGGTCGGCCGCCGTGATTCCAGGCTCAGCGACGATCCGGTCGAGGATGCGACGGCGCTGCGGGTTGGCAAGCGCGTTGCGGGCGTCGACGCGTCGGTACAGGAGCCAGACAGGGATCGCAAGCGCGAGAACGAGCGCGGCGGCCAGGACGCCGCCAAGCGGCGGCGCATCGATGGCTGCCTGCGCGCCCGTCGGGTGGGCCGACGATCCGGCGACGTCGCGCGCCCCCGCGGCGACTTGCTCGAGGTCTCCTGCGCCGGCGGCGGGCCTTGCGGCGTTTGCCGATCGCGGATGGGAAGCGGGATTGGGCCCCGTCGCTTGCGCCTCGTCGATCGCCGCCGAAGCCTCTTCGGCCGGAAGCGGGCCCTCCGTCGGCTGCGGGGCCGCCGGAAGGTAAGCGGCCTCCACGCGGGGGACCAAGAGCCCGAACCGGATGGACGGCGCCTCCGTGACGTGGACGGCCACCTCCGCGCGCACGTCGAGGTCGTTTGCGTCCGCGCCCGTCGCCGGCAGGGCGAGATCGATCTGCGCGTCCTGCCATGCGGCCACGCCCGCGTCGAACGATTGGAACGCTTTTCGCAAGGGGTCGAGAACGTCGCAAGGAAGGTTCTCGGCGCAGCTCATACGCACGATTCCGTGCGCGCCCTGGATGCGGAACGGCAACGCGTCGATCGCCTTGCGCAGGGCCTCGGCGGCCACGCCAAGGAGCGCGACGCCGTCGTCGGCGAGCGCGAACGCGCGCGCGACGCCCTC encodes:
- a CDS encoding oligosaccharyl transferase, archaeosortase A system-associated, giving the protein MEARVRATEKDDKTPVAGALATAAATLRRPLVVLALELAFLGVLAWLMFDWRMEPFARMVPGTGDVFYVGTDPYYHWRQVLATVAHFPSALVYDPFTQFPLGTTSGQFGTLFDQIAAALAILWGGGQATPESIAVVTVSLPAAMGALTVVPTYYVAKRVAGVPAAVIAAVVLALLPGEFFARSVAGYFDHHVAEVLFSTAAVLGFVVAVDAAARSKLTLVEFVRGGWRLEWPSTLAMLAGGVAMAAYLLVWPAGILFVALLLAYVFLQLLVDHARGRASEDLAIASLAYFLVPFLVTLPRVETWAGVSSGEYTILQPLACAVAAAFAPGLLLLRDRVAFRERWHFPTATLGCGVLLLGLAQLHADLAGNFATGLRWLFSWAFPQVQNLLTIAEVQAASWDYMSGFYGWPLSVAIFVGLPAALVGAALGRRYHLLLFLWGFVMVSAGFSQIRWNYYTAVTVALLLGLAVVAIAQTVGWLQGQLSGPAQRRTSERRARSRKSAASDARPAASAAMLTLAVAALLGAGIVIPAYATQPMLACNSPEYDEWFRTARPRFVSPWLLGCRFSPGDEVLWTVELAWLAQATPPLGIELSDLHGRPQGPFRYKEGDYGVLAWWDYGHWIQVLSKRPPVANPFQQNAPLASRFFTAQSEASAQAVLDDYVRAAGQDPARNPIRYVMIDDEIAAGKFGAIAVWAQVNNPGSACPQGGTAERWFPDCSRDYVLPPDLRERYGAFDTYVREYGLPTPGPRYEQSMLARLYAHDATGLSHYRLVREHGGFTLMGTTLAFHGDGQFEIEGHQLHRILHITDHERMRQDLRDITPPGLDPLNLRTGNAFVAMNQERTRLGYDMHVASRLKTFEHVPGARLQGTAEGHAGETVHAALVLESLDTGRRFLYQHQTTVRADGTFELVVPYSTRDVVPPSEGGTATRIVAAQDQCALRCNYFVYVGSPEFAPKSACLDVPDRAVLRGERIELALAPDGCA
- a CDS encoding FAD-dependent oxidoreductase encodes the protein MSEKFDAIVVGAGLAGSAAAYQMASDGLSVLLVEKGKTPGSKNVSGGRMYTHALEKLVPNWHEEAPFERVVTREAVTFLTPSDAVHLEYDSARLAKERNSINVLRAKFDPWFASKAEQKGALLANETRVDDLWIEDGRCRGIVTGGDRFESDVTVLAEGANWMLTERAGFRESPPNPEILAVGAKMVLELGEEEMDRRFGLGPGEGVAEVLVGSFTRGVEGGGFLYTNKSSVSLGVVTPTKPGMQLGQARKTPIFEMMEDLRTHPYLARKLAGATVAEYSSHLIPEKGLKAVPKRLVKGGLVLAGDCAGFVLNMGLSFRGMDFAIESGRLAGVAAREAKEAKDFSASQLASYERALAKSFVIKDLKRFKRAGDFLSTPRLYTTYPEMAADLFHEIYHVRGEQQKPSRIARKVVLRHASPFALLRDALGGARAL
- a CDS encoding ferredoxin family protein encodes the protein MSATNERLRAWMRRSEVMEKVGATVFEYDNKPHILVDYTKCATCVDKPCIPMCPPSCYTLEEGKKLVFNSEGCFECGTCRVVCPAGGNGAVSWHYPNGGRGVRFREG
- a CDS encoding helix-turn-helix domain-containing protein, whose protein sequence is MRAGIVLSFALAFLALPVAAQTTVVVDEEVEVLIDAPPGVEPVEHRVVVGRDALPVHEIALEPSSVVPDELEAAAPREAARAVDDAFSSWDDAANRASQSPRTLPVVACEAWNLAAPECGTIRGSQLSQGVRYERHVFSYRTTILDARPYPGCHPFDDNEDFEPTRNAKRQARDKANKTPLAQPCTLVILPPSLCEGDPLRKEGDWTWHRDHHLQKAEEQGGYCVEVSIELWPLANLLSILERWDVALPPLPLRDDLARAAEQPFSARLPREHVPSRLVVARPHVDSVRVALEEVSVRAGTIAPDGDTLAPPHGALPSAAFAASKSFDDVAGSVDTRNLLAAAPVAQTAARAGPTAAEAAPGAQIARVPATAGAPPLAGALPLALLGLAVAVPAWLLYRRVHRDRALAHPVRAAVFEEIRRRPGVTPGEVAAVLGVHYTTGEHHVRILADLGLLEVKRAGRTLHCFENHGTHGRVDKAVRIAVRTPAVAALLAAVARRPGLCPAEAARAAGVARSTGKQHVDRLAAAGLLRVERVGARVALRVPAEVVDPLCSALGRTPSLPET
- a CDS encoding acyl-CoA dehydrogenase family protein — protein: MDFRITEEQEAVRRMAREFVDKEVRPFVNDWEEVGEIPDAVVRRMGELGLLGAPIPERYGGSGLDALTYAMITEEMGRGCSSLRTTLSVNTSLCGMTLLRHGTEEQRTKWLPKLSTGEKRGAWALSEPSAGSDAAGLQTTATKKGDRWVLNGRKLWISDGDRADVVVIYARDPTVQDRHKAIGAWLVEKDMPGFKAGSVWAKNKLGLRASRTAELVLDNCEVGPEHAIVPPGKGWDCAMDILNGGRLSVAAGAVGIAQAALEASLDYCKQRRAFNRPIGHFQLVKEMIAEMAVDVEAGRNLVYKAAWLKANDQPHRLAVSMAKLFTAKMAMRVTENAVQIYGGIGYTTDVPVERYFRDAKICGIYEGTNQIQQIIIADELLGL
- a CDS encoding PQQ-binding-like beta-propeller repeat protein; the encoded protein is MRSAAPLAIVLGLLAWSVPAAPSLACDERSLLPGAGCHAWERTEPGGRAVGVAASPDGASFYTLAWLYVADGVRGSLDYVTVAYDAATGAERWRARFDGGGTEWPHAILASRDGLRVYVTGQSGNPQGRYDAATVAYDARTGETLWTLRHGDVESAGRGIAESPDGATVYVTGSTRLGPSAILVAAHDAQRGDPRWTARYSGFGSGTSVAVSQDGSTVVATGWRMPDGGNPFEQTDGIALAINASDGRIRWVDNLTSPPAARHNILLRAAVDDVSGLALATGAVKSAGTGYDAFTVAYDLQTGVRVWSDALDLAGGHEDALALALSNGTLVVAGNTGGAGRDGFSSCASPADFLTVAYEAATGARRWVATYDGPGGKEDCAFDVVASGDGKVYVAGLGIGLGTCARTFTYPCPVAGYGALALAYDLATGAASWMRRYEAPGYGVSDAAYALALSPDGARLVLAGITSSALVGDGSLYASPVFVRQPSVCAVVWASFCWEEPRECPSAAAPACGGDDPCRGVLRQACAPVTGPSWHAWTAAYATESSTPQPS
- a CDS encoding winged helix-turn-helix transcriptional regulator, with the translated sequence MFLLLVPPLATADAVRLQAGERVVEAELPASAPHALVHDASFSPNDLAADATARTPAVALQVGESRAAIGEGRADEAWLRTQSRDAEVGAAGARASTREGARISPPETPTAVHARVDLEAVRSAASWSGGAWKEGVARAFALADDGVALLGVAAEALRKAIDALPFRIQGAHGIVRMSCAENLPCDVLDPLRKAFQSFDAGVAAWQDAQIDLALPATGADANDLDVRAEVAVHVTEAPSIRFGLLVPRVEAAYLPAAPQPTEGPLPAEEASAAIDEAQATGPNPASHPRSANAARPAAGAGDLEQVAAGARDVAGSSAHPTGAQAAIDAPPLGGVLAAALVLALAIPVWLLYRRVDARNALANPQRRRILDRIVAEPGITAADLARLTGLHYTSCEHHVRMLEASGHVYVLRVAGSKRCFENHGRYGAVEARALAASRVPGSFALLRLAARADGVSLSEAARALGRSVSTTKHHADRLTALGLLCAKRRGRCVLYRVPAPALDGVLFAVARAPAVRVDVAASV